A portion of the Glycine max cultivar Williams 82 chromosome 10, Glycine_max_v4.0, whole genome shotgun sequence genome contains these proteins:
- the LOC100526848 gene encoding uncharacterized protein LOC100526848 has translation MGAMMSRFWFMLFPAKEYKIVVVGLDNAGKTTTLYKLHLGEVVTTNPTVGSNVEELVYKNIRFEVWDLGGQERLRTSWATYYRGTHAVIAVIDSSDRARISIIKDELFRLLGHEDLQHSVILVFANKQDIKDAMTPAEITDALSLHSIKDHDWHIQACCALSGEGLYDGLGWIAQRVTGKAPT, from the exons ATGGGGGCAATGATGTCGAGGTTCTGGTTCATGTTATTCCCTGCAAAAGAGTATaagattgttgttgttggattggatAACGCTGGAAAAACCACTACCCTTTATAAATTGCATCTGGGTGAGGTTGTAACAACCAATCCTACTGTTGGTAGCAACGTCGAAGAGCTCGTCTACAAGAATATACGATTTGAG GTCTGGGATCTTGGTGGACAAGAAAGACTGAGGACATCATGGGCAACATATTACCGAGGAACTCATGCTGTTATTGCGGTGATAGACAGCAGTGATAGAGCCAGGATCTCTATCATAAAGGATGAACTTTTTAGGTTGCTGGGGCATGAAGATTTACAACATTCTGTCATTCTTGTCTTTGCTAATAAACAAGATATCAAGGATGCTATGACTCCTGCTGAGATCACTGATGCACTCTCACTTCACAGCATCAAGGATCATGATTGGCATATACAAGCTTGCTGTGCTCTCTCAGGAGAAGGGCTGTATGATGGTCTTGGATGGATTGCCCAGCGAGTAACTGGCAAAGCCCCAACATGA